The genomic stretch CGGCCATGATGCGACCGGCCACGTCAGCCGTCCAGAGGGCGGCCGTGAAGTCGGCCAGGTGCCGGAAGCTGGGGGTGCGCCACGAGAGGCCGTACTCGGTGATGCCGATCCCCACCTGGCCGGCCCGTCTCCGGCAGCGAGTTTTGGAGAGCTGGCTTCGGGCGTGACGCCCGCCAGCCAGCTGAAGGGTCAGCACGTCGCTCATCCGCTGTTCGTCTCCTGATGAGCGTGAGGCCCGTATCGGCAGAATCGCCGAAAGTCACAGCTTCGGCAGATGGCCGGGTTTTTCGTTGCACGGTACGAGCCGGCGCGGATCCCCTCGACCCATTCCTGCACGTGCTCCCGGAAAGAGTCACGAGCCCGGACATCGTTGGAGACCTCGAGCCGGGCGCCGAAGTCGGCGTCCAGGTCGTGAATCGCCAGGCGTACAGGCTCAAAGCCGAGGCGCTCGAGGGCGGCCGCGTAAAGGCGGATCTGGTTTACGTGGATGTCCGACGGAGGCCGGTTCGCGGATGTCTTGAAGTCGATCAGTTCGACCCGGTGGTCCGAGCGTCCGTTAGCCCGAAGCACGAGATCAATACGCCCCCGGATGCGGGCGTTCGCTAGGGGCACCTCAAAGCGAGCCTCGGGCCGGAGCGTACGGGTCAGTTCCCCACCGAAGCGGCGGACATACGCCTTTGCACGGCGCCGGGCCGCCTCCCGGAGTTTATCGGCTGGCACCGGCCCGGCAAACGGCAGGTAGAAGTTGCGGTCGACGAGGCCGTCAACGTCCGGTTCCGTGGGTACCCTGCCGTTCATTGCCTGCCGGGCCAGTTCCGCCACCACGTGGTGGAGAAAACGGCCGAAGCCGATCTCCGGGACGAGGGGCGGCTGGAACCCGCAAACATGGCGCAGCCAGTAGCGGTAGCCGCACTCCTGGTAGGTGATGAGGCTGGAGAAGTCCAGGGTGATGGGGTCAGCCTTACGAACCGTGGACGACCGGGGAGGGGTTGCCACTCCGGCCGGCAAAGCGGTGTTGATGGCCGAGCGCAGGTCGCGCGTAACAAACCGCGAGGGGGCCGCGGTTCTGGCCGCATGGCGACGGAACCAGCTAATCACGAGCAGCTCCCGAGCACGGGTCAAGGCCACATAGAGCAGGCGCGCCTCGTCCTCTTCCCGTCCCTCGTAGCGCTGGCGGTCAAAGAGGGCTGTCGGAACGAACCAGGACTGCAGGCGACCCATGAGTGCCGAGGGGAAACGCCCTTCGACGAGGGAGGGCACGAAAACGACCGGAAACTCCAGTCCCTTCGCTTGGTGAACGGTCATCACCTGGACCGCGTTTTGAGCCTCAGCCACTTTTTCAGGTGTCTCTTCTGCTGCGCGACCCGCGAATTGCTCGAGAAACGCCCTGAGGCGCATAAGGTAAATCTCGCCCCGTGTGGCCCCGAGAACCCGCACCGTCCGGGCCGCCTGCCCGTCGCCCGACAACGCCAGGTCCTCACCGGCCTCGTCGACCACGGCTTCGTCACCCTGAACCTCATGCGGCTTCTGCCGGGGACCCTTGTAAAAACCGGCGGGTGCCGCCCTCCTAACGCCATGGTCAAACTGGGTCAGCAGTTCCGACATACGCCCGAGGCCCAGCTCATGAGAACCTGCATCGTCTCCGGCGCCCGGGAGCCCGAGAGTGGTCAACATTTCGTTGAACAGGGCAACGCTGTCAGAAACTCCCTGCTCGCGCACCGTTTGGCCCAGGCGCTCAATGTCCCGCAAGACGCGTTCAGCAAAGCCATCGTCCCGGCCGGTCACTTGCCGGATCTCAGCACGCAGGGAACTGCGGGTCACCGTCTCGGGCGTGAAATCCGCATTGGGATACCAGATTCCCCCTGCCCACCAGATAAAGATGCGAGCAATTAGCGCCATCTCAGGGTGAGCCAGAAGCGAGGTCTTACCTACGACGGCCAGCGGGACGTTACGGGCTCTCAGTTCGTCAACCAGGGGGCGAGCAGACGCACGCACCGAGCGGTAGAGGATAGCGATGTCGCCCGGCGCGTGCCCTTGGGCCATCAGCTTCTGGATGCGTCCTGCGATCAGCCGCGCTTCATCCTCAGCCGTTTCACCTACCATGACCTCAACAGCACCCGGGTTAGACGGTTCGCGCGCTCCCTCGAGTACCTTCTCGAGCCGCTCCGGAAGTCTTGCGACCAGATTCCGGGCAAACTGAACGATCTCCGGACGGCAGCGATGGTTCTCGGCTAATCGGGCGATCGCCGCCCCGTAGCGCCTCGCGAACGACGTGAAGACCGAGACGTCCCCGCCCCGCCATTGATAAATGGCCTGGTTGTCATCCCCGACCACCGTCACTCGCGCTCCCATCTCCGCGAGGTATGCGAGCAATTGCTCCTGCGTACGGTTGAAGTCCTGGAACTCGTCGACCAGTACATGGCGGACGCGGCCCTCAAATCTCGCCCGAAGCCGACCCCCCGGGGCCAGCTCGTCCACCGCGTGGCTGAGCATGAGGCGAAACGGCATCAGCCGCATCTCGTCCAGGAGCCTTTCGTAACGACCGAGGACATCGGCGAACTGCGATGCTTGTTGGCGTAGCGCAGCCCTGTCGATGCGTTCGTTGTGAACCACCTCAGCGCTCCGCAAGAACACGTCGATCGCCTGCGTCGCGGTCACGCGGTTGGTAGGTTTGTCCTCATGGGCTGCATAAAGATCCACGACGCCCAGGCGCCGTGCAACTCGGTGCAACAGCGCCCACTCCTGTTCCTCCGTGAGCGCATCCACCGTTCCGTAGGGCCCGCCGAGTTCCTGTAGCGCCTGAAGGGCCCAACTGTGGGTTGTCCCGATGAACATGCCCCTGGAGACCGGGGGAAGGTCGAGGAAGCCCGGGTCAGCCTCGGCGGCACGAGCCTCGATCCGCGTCTTGAGCTCTAAAGCTGCCTTGTCCGTGAAGGTGAAGGCGATGATGGAAGATGGATCTGGGGTGGCCAGAAGCGCCGCTACAGCCCGCCGGGCCAGCACTTCTGTCTTTCCTGACCCCGCACAGGCCAGGATTTGCAGCCGATCGGCTGGGTGATGGATGGCGTGTCGCTGCCGCTCGGTCAGTGTTCGCACAATACTGGCGCTCCCCCTGTCACCTCAGAGCGGCGGGGTCGATGCGAAACCGCGAGACCAGTTCATCGAATTCCTCATCGGCCTCCTC from Bacillota bacterium encodes the following:
- a CDS encoding ATP-dependent DNA helicase; the encoded protein is MRTLTERQRHAIHHPADRLQILACAGSGKTEVLARRAVAALLATPDPSSIIAFTFTDKAALELKTRIEARAAEADPGFLDLPPVSRGMFIGTTHSWALQALQELGGPYGTVDALTEEQEWALLHRVARRLGVVDLYAAHEDKPTNRVTATQAIDVFLRSAEVVHNERIDRAALRQQASQFADVLGRYERLLDEMRLMPFRLMLSHAVDELAPGGRLRARFEGRVRHVLVDEFQDFNRTQEQLLAYLAEMGARVTVVGDDNQAIYQWRGGDVSVFTSFARRYGAAIARLAENHRCRPEIVQFARNLVARLPERLEKVLEGAREPSNPGAVEVMVGETAEDEARLIAGRIQKLMAQGHAPGDIAILYRSVRASARPLVDELRARNVPLAVVGKTSLLAHPEMALIARIFIWWAGGIWYPNADFTPETVTRSSLRAEIRQVTGRDDGFAERVLRDIERLGQTVREQGVSDSVALFNEMLTTLGLPGAGDDAGSHELGLGRMSELLTQFDHGVRRAAPAGFYKGPRQKPHEVQGDEAVVDEAGEDLALSGDGQAARTVRVLGATRGEIYLMRLRAFLEQFAGRAAEETPEKVAEAQNAVQVMTVHQAKGLEFPVVFVPSLVEGRFPSALMGRLQSWFVPTALFDRQRYEGREEDEARLLYVALTRARELLVISWFRRHAARTAAPSRFVTRDLRSAINTALPAGVATPPRSSTVRKADPITLDFSSLITYQECGYRYWLRHVCGFQPPLVPEIGFGRFLHHVVAELARQAMNGRVPTEPDVDGLVDRNFYLPFAGPVPADKLREAARRRAKAYVRRFGGELTRTLRPEARFEVPLANARIRGRIDLVLRANGRSDHRVELIDFKTSANRPPSDIHVNQIRLYAAALERLGFEPVRLAIHDLDADFGARLEVSNDVRARDSFREHVQEWVEGIRAGSYRATKNPAICRSCDFRRFCRYGPHAHQETNSG